One segment of Mesoplodon densirostris isolate mMesDen1 chromosome 6, mMesDen1 primary haplotype, whole genome shotgun sequence DNA contains the following:
- the LOC132491585 gene encoding octapeptide-repeat protein T2-like yields the protein METKIQGREAERQIRRRLGKRDGKRENGHRAVKRQRDKRQGSRLRDRVKVTGGEMTRWREKQMEIEKTQRQREMTMETKIQGREAERQIRRRLGKRDGKRENGHRAVKRQRDKRQGSRLRDRVKSHRWRDDKMERKADGD from the coding sequence ATGGAGACAAAGATACAGGGCAGAGAGGCGGAGAGGCAGATCCGCAGGAGACTGggaaagagagatggaaagagagagaacgGCCACAGAGCAGTGAAAAGGCAGCGAGACAAGAGACAGGGATCCAGGTTAAGAGACAGAGTCAAAGTCACAGGTGGAGAGATGACAAGATGGAGAGAAAAGCAGATGGAGATTGAGAAGacgcagagacagagagagatgacGATGGAGACAAAGATACAGGGCAGAGAGGCGGAGAGGCAGATCCGCAGGAGACTGggaaagagagatggaaagagagagaacgGCCACAGAGCAGTGAAAAGGCAGCGAGACAAGAGACAGGGATCCAGGTTAAGAGACAGAGTCAAAAGTCACAGGTGGAGAGATGACAAGATGGAGAGAAAAGCAGATGGAGATTGA